One Streptomyces sp. R28 DNA window includes the following coding sequences:
- a CDS encoding SDR family NAD(P)-dependent oxidoreductase codes for MALSSPQNSTEKLVEALRTSVKEVERLRQRNRELEDAAHEPIAIVGMACRYPAGVDSPEALWELVATETDAIGPFPTDRGWDVDGVYDPDPDARGTTYCREGGFLAGAADFDASFFGISPREAVVMDPQQRQLLEVCWEALERAELAPETLRGSRTGVYVGAAHADYVSDPGRVPEGSEGHLLAGSADAVLSGRVSYALGLEGPSMTVETACSSSLVALHVAVAALRRGECGLALAAGVAVMPDPAAFVEFSRQKGLAADGRCKAFSADADGTGWAEGVGVLVLQRLADARREGRRVLGLVRGSAVNQDGASNGLTAPTGPAQQRVIRQALADARLTADQVDAVEAHGTGTRLGDPIEAGALIDTYGQERPPGRPLWLGSLKSNIGHAQAAAGVGGVIKMVQAMRHGLLPRTLHADDPTPHVNWSAGSVRLLTEAVRWERAAGPRRAGVSAFGVGGTNAHIILEEAPPPPDAPGPPGPAHGGIVAAGPRAVSPDASVPVVWVVSGRGQAALRDQADRLHSHLRETPDCRPLDIGYSLAATRTAFEHRAVLLGSSHTELMETLREFADGGRAPAVVSGVRRRDGKVAFMFTGQGSQRAGMSGELRAAFPVFAAALDEITRRLDARLDRPLSAVLEAGPGTPDAELLHRTQYTQAALFAVEVALFRLLESWGMRPDRLLGHSVGEIAAAHVAGILDLDDACTLVAARGRLMAGLPAGGAMVSVRATETEVLDVLADTADQVSVAAVNGPRSVVISGAEEAVTALAARFAGQGRATKRLRVSHAFHSPLMDGMLADFRRIAEGLRYHAPRIPIVAHVTGERAVAADELCSADYWVRHVRRTVRFDDAVRTARAQGVTTFVELGPDASLCAMAEECLAAEFADPGDPADPEVTLVPVLRRPPAGGTDPVSAPPAGAVTLLRAVATAHTRGAAVDWAALFAGSDARRVALPVYAFQHRRYWIEPATPAAHALSDWRYRTAWRPLPPAGDRDPGDAATARPAAPRHWLVVHPDQGRGAGLADAAERALSGTGAVVTRLAVDVASADRSSLAAALARCLPGTPRGDTVAPVPGVLSLLGADDREHPRHGPVAIGVVATLFLAQAMEDEAVSARLWCVTQDAVAVDRAERPTAVGAQLWGLGRTAALEMPARWGGLLDLPGSAQDAHWSSAVRLLEGPEDQIAVRDHGVHGRRLVRAPADPGGPRYRPRGTVLVTGGTGALGGHLARWLARNGAEHLVLVSRRGHRGPTAAGLEAELLELGVKVTFAVCDVAHRDALAGVLAAVPADTPLTAVFHAAGVPQVSALGETDAGLFAEVCSGKVAGARNLDELTRSHDLDAFVLFASGAGVWGSAGQSAYAAANAELDALAQRRRADGLPATSVAWGVWAGEGMGGQGGAEYLRRRGVRAMAPTTALEVLARSIGDEEPCLTVTDMDWPRFADGFTAFRPSPLISELPETHSAPGLPDAPPAPTATAPRATPVARSRIEQLGPDDRLAVLLALIRDEAADLLGHAGPEDVVPDERFLQLGFDSLATVRLRRRLGAALDVELPAGLLFDHDTPRALAGHLAGLLTGGRGDNPAGATGRPPAGAGSDAAQPVVRSSFTALYEEAVRTRRVGEAVDVLAAAAGFRPAFRTADEQPLTPVVMSGATLTTGPGRPLLVGCAGTSVGSGPHEFVALARALDGRCDFAALPQPGFEAGEKLPASFEVLLEAQAAALARHTAGRPFALLGHSAGANIAHALTRHLEARGTGPAALVLVDVYTPRDPGAMGVWRHEMLDWVARRAAVPFDDTRLCAMGAYHRMLLDWSPRPTRAPVLHLRACEPLGAWEGEPDGWKSRWEYAHTAAELPGTHFTLMGEHAPATAQAVLDWLDGLPPTATQGRTATESTDDRRDE; via the coding sequence ATGGCCCTGTCCTCCCCCCAGAACTCCACCGAGAAGCTGGTAGAGGCCCTGCGCACCTCCGTCAAAGAGGTCGAGAGGCTCCGGCAGCGCAATCGTGAACTCGAGGACGCCGCCCACGAGCCCATCGCCATCGTCGGTATGGCCTGCCGCTATCCCGCCGGCGTCGACTCGCCCGAGGCGCTGTGGGAGCTGGTCGCCACCGAGACGGACGCGATCGGACCGTTTCCCACGGACCGGGGCTGGGACGTCGACGGCGTGTACGACCCCGATCCGGACGCCCGGGGGACCACCTACTGCCGTGAGGGCGGGTTTCTGGCCGGCGCCGCCGATTTCGACGCGTCCTTCTTCGGTATCTCGCCGCGGGAGGCCGTGGTGATGGACCCGCAGCAGCGCCAGCTCCTCGAAGTCTGCTGGGAGGCTCTCGAACGGGCCGAACTCGCTCCCGAGACGCTGCGCGGCAGCCGGACAGGGGTGTACGTCGGAGCGGCACATGCCGACTACGTCTCCGACCCCGGCCGGGTCCCGGAGGGTTCGGAGGGGCACCTGCTGGCGGGCAGCGCGGACGCGGTGCTGTCGGGGCGCGTGTCGTACGCCCTCGGGCTGGAAGGCCCCTCGATGACCGTCGAGACGGCCTGCTCGTCCTCGCTGGTGGCCCTGCATGTGGCGGTCGCGGCGCTGCGGCGGGGTGAGTGCGGGCTGGCGCTGGCCGCGGGGGTGGCGGTCATGCCGGACCCGGCCGCGTTCGTCGAGTTCTCCCGTCAGAAGGGGCTGGCGGCCGACGGGCGCTGCAAGGCGTTCTCGGCGGACGCGGACGGTACCGGGTGGGCGGAGGGCGTCGGAGTGCTGGTGCTCCAGCGGCTGGCCGACGCGCGGCGCGAAGGCAGGCGGGTCCTGGGCCTCGTACGGGGCTCGGCGGTCAACCAGGACGGCGCGAGCAACGGCCTGACCGCGCCCACCGGCCCCGCCCAGCAGCGGGTCATCCGCCAGGCGCTCGCCGACGCCCGTCTGACTGCGGACCAGGTCGACGCAGTCGAGGCGCACGGCACCGGCACCCGGCTCGGCGATCCCATCGAGGCGGGCGCGCTCATCGACACGTACGGTCAGGAGCGGCCGCCCGGCCGGCCCTTGTGGCTGGGGTCGCTGAAGTCCAACATCGGGCACGCCCAAGCGGCCGCGGGCGTCGGCGGTGTCATCAAGATGGTGCAGGCCATGCGCCACGGCCTGCTGCCGCGCACCCTGCACGCCGATGACCCGACCCCCCACGTGAACTGGTCGGCGGGTTCCGTGCGGCTGTTGACGGAGGCCGTCCGCTGGGAGCGGGCGGCCGGCCCCAGGCGGGCCGGCGTCTCGGCCTTCGGTGTCGGCGGGACCAACGCGCACATCATCCTGGAGGAGGCGCCCCCGCCGCCCGACGCGCCGGGTCCGCCGGGCCCCGCACACGGCGGCATCGTGGCCGCCGGCCCCCGAGCCGTGTCACCGGACGCCTCCGTCCCCGTGGTGTGGGTCGTTTCGGGACGCGGGCAGGCCGCCCTGCGCGACCAGGCCGACCGTCTCCACAGTCATCTGCGCGAGACACCGGACTGCCGTCCGCTCGACATCGGATACTCGCTGGCGGCCACCCGCACCGCGTTCGAGCACCGGGCCGTGCTCCTCGGCTCCTCCCACACCGAACTGATGGAGACCTTGCGGGAGTTCGCGGACGGCGGTCGTGCCCCGGCCGTGGTCAGCGGCGTACGCCGACGCGACGGCAAGGTCGCGTTCATGTTCACCGGGCAGGGCAGCCAGCGCGCCGGGATGTCCGGCGAACTGCGCGCCGCCTTCCCGGTGTTCGCCGCCGCGCTGGACGAGATCACCCGACGGCTCGATGCCCGCCTGGACCGGCCGCTGTCCGCCGTACTGGAAGCCGGGCCCGGCACCCCCGACGCGGAGCTGCTGCATCGCACGCAGTACACGCAGGCGGCGCTGTTCGCCGTCGAGGTGGCGCTGTTCCGGCTGCTGGAGAGCTGGGGCATGCGGCCGGACCGGCTTCTCGGTCACTCGGTCGGTGAGATCGCCGCCGCCCACGTCGCCGGGATTCTCGACCTGGACGACGCCTGCACCCTGGTCGCCGCGCGCGGCCGGCTCATGGCGGGGCTGCCGGCCGGCGGGGCCATGGTGTCCGTGCGGGCGACGGAGACAGAGGTCCTCGACGTGCTGGCCGACACCGCGGACCAGGTGAGCGTCGCGGCCGTCAACGGCCCGCGGTCCGTGGTGATATCCGGTGCCGAGGAGGCGGTGACCGCACTGGCGGCGCGGTTCGCCGGCCAAGGCCGTGCCACCAAGCGGCTCCGGGTGAGCCATGCCTTCCACTCGCCCCTCATGGACGGCATGCTGGCCGACTTCCGCCGGATCGCCGAGGGGCTGCGCTACCACGCCCCGCGCATCCCGATCGTCGCCCACGTGACGGGCGAGCGGGCCGTCGCCGCGGACGAGCTGTGCAGCGCCGACTACTGGGTGCGGCACGTCCGGCGGACCGTGCGTTTCGACGACGCCGTGCGGACGGCACGCGCGCAGGGCGTCACCACCTTCGTGGAGCTCGGCCCGGACGCGTCGCTGTGCGCGATGGCCGAGGAGTGCCTCGCCGCCGAGTTCGCCGACCCCGGCGACCCCGCCGACCCCGAGGTGACACTGGTGCCCGTACTGCGCCGGCCTCCGGCGGGCGGCACCGACCCGGTGTCCGCGCCGCCCGCCGGAGCCGTCACCCTGTTGCGGGCGGTGGCCACCGCGCACACCAGGGGCGCAGCCGTCGACTGGGCCGCGCTGTTCGCGGGCTCCGACGCCCGGCGCGTCGCGTTGCCGGTGTACGCCTTCCAGCACCGCCGGTACTGGATCGAACCCGCCACCCCGGCCGCGCATGCGCTGTCCGACTGGCGTTACCGCACCGCCTGGCGGCCGCTTCCCCCGGCCGGGGACCGGGACCCGGGCGACGCGGCCACGGCCCGTCCGGCCGCCCCGCGGCACTGGCTCGTGGTCCATCCCGACCAGGGCCGCGGCGCCGGGCTCGCCGACGCCGCCGAGCGGGCGCTGAGCGGCACCGGCGCCGTGGTCACCCGCCTCGCCGTCGACGTGGCCTCAGCCGACCGGTCCTCGCTCGCCGCCGCTCTCGCCCGGTGCCTGCCGGGCACGCCCCGAGGTGACACAGTCGCCCCCGTGCCGGGCGTGCTGTCGCTGCTGGGCGCCGATGATCGGGAACACCCCCGGCACGGTCCGGTGGCCATCGGGGTGGTGGCGACCCTGTTCCTGGCTCAGGCGATGGAGGATGAGGCCGTGTCCGCTCGCCTGTGGTGCGTGACCCAGGACGCGGTGGCCGTGGACCGCGCGGAGCGGCCCACAGCCGTCGGCGCCCAGCTGTGGGGACTCGGCCGGACGGCCGCGCTGGAAATGCCCGCGCGCTGGGGCGGGCTGCTCGATCTGCCCGGCTCCGCACAGGACGCCCACTGGTCCTCGGCGGTCCGGCTGCTCGAAGGCCCCGAGGACCAGATCGCGGTACGCGACCACGGTGTCCACGGACGCCGGCTGGTCCGTGCCCCGGCGGACCCGGGCGGCCCTCGCTACCGGCCGCGCGGCACGGTCCTGGTCACCGGCGGCACCGGTGCCCTCGGCGGCCATCTCGCCCGTTGGCTGGCCCGCAACGGCGCCGAGCACCTGGTGCTCGTGAGCCGACGTGGCCACCGCGGACCCACGGCCGCCGGGCTCGAGGCCGAGCTGCTGGAGCTGGGCGTCAAGGTCACCTTCGCCGTGTGTGACGTCGCGCACCGGGACGCGCTGGCCGGGGTGCTGGCCGCCGTACCGGCGGACACCCCGCTCACCGCGGTGTTCCATGCCGCGGGCGTCCCGCAGGTGAGCGCCCTCGGCGAGACCGACGCCGGCCTCTTCGCCGAGGTCTGCTCCGGCAAGGTCGCCGGCGCCCGCAACCTGGACGAGCTGACGCGCTCCCACGACCTGGACGCGTTCGTGCTCTTCGCCTCCGGCGCCGGAGTGTGGGGCAGCGCCGGTCAGAGCGCGTACGCGGCCGCCAACGCCGAACTGGACGCCCTCGCCCAGCGCCGTCGTGCCGACGGCCTTCCCGCCACCTCCGTCGCCTGGGGGGTGTGGGCGGGCGAGGGCATGGGAGGCCAGGGGGGTGCCGAGTACCTCCGCCGGCGCGGCGTGCGCGCCATGGCACCGACGACGGCGCTCGAGGTCCTGGCCCGCTCCATCGGCGATGAGGAGCCCTGTCTCACCGTCACGGACATGGACTGGCCCCGGTTCGCCGACGGCTTCACCGCCTTCCGGCCCAGCCCGCTGATCTCCGAGCTGCCGGAGACACACTCCGCCCCCGGCCTCCCGGACGCGCCCCCGGCGCCGACGGCGACCGCTCCCCGGGCCACCCCCGTCGCCCGGTCACGTATCGAACAGCTGGGCCCCGACGACCGCCTGGCCGTCCTGCTGGCGCTGATCCGGGACGAGGCCGCCGACCTCCTCGGACACGCCGGTCCCGAGGACGTCGTCCCCGACGAGCGGTTCCTCCAGCTCGGATTCGACTCCCTGGCCACGGTCCGGCTCCGCCGGCGTCTCGGCGCGGCACTCGACGTCGAGCTCCCCGCCGGCCTGCTCTTCGACCACGACACCCCCCGCGCGCTCGCCGGTCACCTGGCCGGACTGCTCACCGGCGGGCGGGGGGACAATCCCGCCGGTGCCACGGGCCGGCCGCCCGCGGGCGCCGGCAGCGACGCCGCGCAGCCCGTCGTACGGAGCAGCTTCACCGCCCTGTACGAGGAAGCCGTACGGACCCGCAGGGTCGGCGAGGCCGTCGACGTGCTCGCCGCGGCCGCCGGCTTCCGCCCCGCCTTCCGCACCGCCGACGAGCAGCCTCTGACCCCGGTCGTCATGAGCGGCGCCACCCTCACCACCGGCCCGGGACGGCCGCTGCTCGTCGGCTGCGCCGGTACCTCGGTCGGGTCGGGCCCGCACGAGTTCGTGGCCCTCGCCCGGGCGCTCGACGGCCGGTGCGACTTCGCCGCACTGCCCCAACCCGGCTTCGAGGCGGGCGAGAAGCTGCCGGCCTCGTTCGAGGTGCTCCTCGAGGCACAGGCCGCCGCTCTGGCCCGCCACACCGCCGGCCGGCCCTTCGCCCTGCTGGGCCACTCGGCGGGCGCCAACATCGCCCACGCCCTCACCCGCCACCTCGAAGCCCGCGGCACCGGCCCGGCCGCCCTCGTCCTCGTGGACGTCTACACACCGCGCGACCCCGGCGCGATGGGCGTATGGCGGCACGAGATGCTCGACTGGGTGGCACGCCGCGCCGCCGTTCCGTTCGACGACACCCGGCTGTGCGCGATGGGCGCCTACCACCGGATGCTCCTGGACTGGTCGCCGCGGCCCACGCGCGCACCGGTCCTGCATCTGCGCGCCTGCGAGCCGCTCGGCGCGTGGGAGGGCGAACCGGACGGCTGGAAGTCCCGCTGGGAGTACGCCCACACCGCCGCCGAACTGCCCGGCACGCACTTCACGCTGATGGGCGAACACGCGCCCGCCACCGCCCAAGCCGTGCTCGATTGGCTCGACGGCCTGCCTCCGACGGCCACGCAGGGCCGTACGGCGACCGAATCCACCGACGACAGGAGGGACGAGTGA
- a CDS encoding SDR family NAD(P)-dependent oxidoreductase has product MADEQELRAYLKRTTIELHRATKRLKKAEERAHEPIAIVGMACRFPGGVGSAEGLWDLVESGADAVSGFPVDRGWDVAGLYDPDPDAVGRTYCREGGFLHGAGEFDAGFFGISPREAVAMDPQQRLLLETSWEALEGAGIDPRTLRGSRTGVYVGAWDGGYTRDVDVSSAELEGDLLTGGVMSFSSGRISYVLGLEGPAVSVDTACSSSLVALHLAVQALRQGECDLALAGGVTVMATPAVFVQFSRQRGVSPDGRCKAFSDAADGFGPAEGAGMLLVERLSDARRRGHRVLGVVRGSAVNQDGASNGLTAPHGPSQERVIRRALADAGLGPADVDVVEAHGTGTRLGDPIEAQALLATYGRDREQPLFVGSLKSNIGHAQAAAGVAGVIKMVMAMRHGVLPRSLHVGVPSSHVDWSSGGVEVLDRARQWPVVGRARRAGVSAFGVSGTNAHVVLEQAPDEAEAEVEAVVEAGPGSCAVPVVVSGVSAAALEAALGRLAALVEQDGELGVGEVGWSAAHRSVFDHRAVVVASDRQVLLEGLASPVISGVARRVGRTVLVFPGQGTQWAGMGAELLDSSPVFAARLGECAQALGPFVDWDLLEVVRSGVGLERVDVVQPVTWAVMVSLAEVWSRAGVVADAVVGHSQGEIAAAVVAGALSLEDGARVVALRSQVIGRVLAGAGGMASIALPAETVEERLAGWSGRLGIAAVNGPAITVVSGEAEAVAEFVAACEEQGVRARRIPVDYASHSEQVEAIEAELAGLLAPVVAREPVIPLYSTVEPGQQVSTDGGYWYRNLRKRVRFAETVELLLADGFGVFVEASAHPVLTIGIQELADEAGRDDIIAVGTLRRDEGGLRRLWTSMAEAFVSGVTVDWKAAYTTHHLTTRRIDLPTYPFQRHHYWLEPSPRSLDRTPHVQPAGIEAWRYRVVWKGLSAGDVPRLSGRWLLVVPEGMPSGPVDDIADVLTHHGATADRLVADPVVLGREGLAARLSGPWDGIVSLLGMDERPHPDHPALNRATVGTALLAQAASDAGTEARLWALTRQAVAVSARERPSTAGAQVWGIGRGIALELPSLWGGLVDLPDAPDTACLRRLAWVLSGAASEDQVAVRASGVYGRRLAPAGGAADDGRAYTPRGTVLVTGGTGALGGHVARWLAASGAEHVVLTSRRGQQAPGAAELVAELGALGARVTVAACDVAEREELSALLREHPPTAVFHTAGVPHSGEFQSLRVDGMADVYGGKVAGAHHLDQLTRDRDLDAFVLYTSGAGVWGSGGQSAYGAANAALDALAERRRADGLPATAIAWGLWGEGGMGEGEGEEFLRERGLRAMAPERALEALGVAMGRDDTCVVVADLDLSRFARSFTAFRPSPLIADLPGTGLSEERHQDGKGDEQGFLARLTAVGPVERQELLLDLVRRQVAVVLGHAGPEDIPADQAFRDLGFSSLTAVEVATRLGRALGTRVPPTLVFDHPTAEAVGVHLAGLWEARGREAGERDEEQRIRAVLASLPLATLREAGLLDELIALASAGEAGASGHSSASGTTSTPDTPGTADSLDAIDELDSDALIALALGESGS; this is encoded by the coding sequence ATGGCTGACGAGCAGGAGCTCCGCGCCTATCTGAAGCGGACCACCATCGAACTCCACCGCGCCACCAAGCGACTGAAGAAGGCGGAGGAGCGGGCCCACGAGCCGATTGCGATCGTGGGGATGGCGTGCCGTTTTCCGGGTGGGGTGGGTTCTGCGGAGGGCCTGTGGGATCTGGTGGAGTCGGGGGCGGATGCGGTGTCCGGGTTCCCGGTGGACCGGGGGTGGGATGTCGCGGGTCTGTACGACCCCGATCCGGACGCGGTGGGCAGGACCTACTGCCGCGAGGGTGGTTTCCTGCACGGGGCGGGGGAGTTCGACGCCGGCTTCTTCGGTATTTCACCGCGTGAGGCGGTCGCGATGGATCCGCAGCAGCGACTGCTGTTGGAGACGTCGTGGGAGGCGTTGGAGGGGGCAGGCATCGACCCCCGCACCCTGCGCGGCAGCCGCACCGGCGTGTACGTCGGCGCCTGGGACGGCGGCTACACCAGGGACGTTGACGTCTCCTCGGCCGAACTGGAAGGCGACCTGCTGACCGGCGGAGTCATGAGCTTCAGCTCGGGCCGGATTTCGTATGTGCTGGGGCTTGAGGGTCCTGCGGTGTCGGTGGATACGGCGTGTTCGTCGTCGTTGGTGGCGTTGCATCTGGCGGTGCAGGCGTTGCGGCAGGGCGAGTGCGACTTGGCGCTGGCCGGCGGAGTCACCGTGATGGCGACCCCCGCGGTCTTCGTGCAGTTCTCACGGCAGCGAGGCGTCTCCCCGGACGGCCGGTGCAAGGCGTTCTCGGACGCGGCGGACGGCTTCGGCCCCGCCGAGGGTGCGGGGATGTTGTTGGTGGAGCGGTTGTCGGATGCGCGGCGGCGTGGGCATCGGGTGTTGGGGGTGGTGCGGGGTTCCGCCGTAAATCAGGACGGTGCGTCCAATGGCCTGACGGCGCCGCATGGTCCGTCGCAGGAGCGGGTCATTCGGCGGGCGTTGGCGGATGCGGGGCTTGGTCCGGCTGATGTGGATGTGGTCGAGGCGCATGGGACGGGGACCCGTCTGGGGGATCCGATCGAGGCGCAGGCGTTGCTGGCCACGTATGGCCGTGATCGTGAGCAGCCGTTGTTTGTGGGGTCGTTGAAGTCGAATATCGGGCATGCGCAGGCGGCTGCGGGTGTGGCGGGTGTCATCAAGATGGTGATGGCGATGCGGCATGGGGTGTTGCCGAGGTCGTTGCATGTGGGTGTGCCGTCGTCGCATGTGGACTGGTCTTCGGGTGGGGTGGAGGTGTTGGACCGGGCGCGTCAGTGGCCGGTGGTGGGTCGTGCGCGGCGGGCGGGGGTGTCGGCGTTCGGGGTGAGCGGGACCAACGCGCATGTGGTGCTGGAGCAGGCGCCGGATGAGGCCGAAGCCGAGGTCGAGGCTGTGGTTGAGGCGGGGCCGGGGTCGTGTGCTGTGCCGGTGGTTGTTTCCGGTGTCTCGGCGGCGGCTCTGGAGGCCGCACTTGGGCGCTTGGCTGCCTTGGTGGAACAGGACGGTGAGCTTGGTGTGGGTGAGGTGGGGTGGTCGGCGGCGCATCGGTCGGTGTTCGACCATCGTGCCGTGGTCGTGGCCTCCGACCGGCAGGTTCTGCTGGAGGGGCTTGCGTCTCCGGTCATTTCCGGGGTGGCCCGTCGGGTGGGCCGGACGGTGTTGGTGTTTCCCGGTCAGGGCACGCAGTGGGCCGGGATGGGTGCTGAACTGCTGGATTCTTCGCCGGTGTTCGCGGCGCGGTTGGGGGAGTGTGCGCAGGCGCTGGGCCCGTTCGTGGACTGGGATCTGCTTGAAGTGGTGCGTTCGGGTGTGGGGTTGGAGCGGGTGGATGTGGTGCAGCCGGTCACCTGGGCGGTGATGGTGTCGCTGGCTGAGGTGTGGTCGCGTGCGGGTGTGGTGGCGGATGCGGTCGTCGGGCATTCGCAGGGTGAGATCGCCGCGGCGGTGGTGGCGGGTGCGTTGAGCTTGGAGGACGGGGCGCGTGTGGTGGCGTTGCGTTCGCAGGTGATCGGGCGGGTGCTGGCCGGCGCGGGCGGTATGGCTTCCATCGCGCTCCCGGCCGAGACGGTTGAGGAGCGCCTGGCGGGTTGGTCGGGCCGGTTGGGCATTGCGGCGGTGAATGGTCCGGCGATCACGGTCGTCTCGGGCGAGGCAGAGGCGGTGGCCGAGTTCGTTGCCGCTTGTGAAGAGCAGGGGGTGCGGGCGCGTCGTATCCCGGTCGATTACGCCTCGCATTCCGAGCAGGTCGAGGCGATCGAGGCGGAGCTGGCCGGGCTGTTGGCACCGGTGGTTGCTCGCGAACCGGTCATCCCTCTGTATTCGACGGTCGAGCCGGGTCAGCAGGTTTCCACTGATGGCGGGTATTGGTATCGCAATCTGCGCAAGCGGGTGCGGTTCGCCGAGACCGTCGAGCTTCTCCTGGCGGATGGCTTCGGGGTGTTCGTCGAGGCCAGTGCGCATCCGGTGTTGACGATCGGGATCCAGGAGCTCGCTGATGAGGCGGGCCGTGACGACATCATCGCGGTAGGCACGCTGCGGCGGGACGAGGGCGGCCTGCGCCGGTTGTGGACGTCGATGGCGGAAGCCTTCGTGTCAGGCGTGACCGTCGACTGGAAGGCCGCCTACACCACCCACCACCTCACCACCCGCCGCATCGACCTGCCCACCTACCCCTTCCAACGCCACCACTACTGGCTCGAACCCAGCCCCCGAAGCCTGGATCGGACCCCTCATGTCCAGCCCGCGGGCATAGAGGCGTGGCGTTATCGGGTGGTGTGGAAGGGGCTGTCGGCGGGGGACGTGCCCCGGCTGTCGGGGCGCTGGCTGCTGGTCGTGCCGGAGGGCATGCCTTCAGGTCCGGTGGATGACATCGCCGACGTACTCACCCACCACGGCGCCACCGCCGACCGGTTGGTGGCCGACCCCGTGGTGCTGGGGCGTGAGGGTCTTGCCGCGCGGCTTTCCGGTCCGTGGGACGGCATTGTCTCCTTGCTCGGGATGGACGAGCGACCGCACCCGGACCATCCCGCACTCAACCGTGCCACCGTCGGCACGGCGCTCCTGGCGCAGGCAGCGTCCGACGCGGGTACCGAAGCGCGGTTGTGGGCCCTCACGCGTCAGGCAGTAGCCGTTTCGGCCCGGGAAAGGCCGTCCACGGCCGGCGCGCAGGTATGGGGGATCGGTCGTGGCATCGCGCTGGAACTGCCCAGCCTGTGGGGAGGCTTGGTCGACCTTCCCGACGCGCCGGACACCGCGTGTCTGCGTCGGCTGGCATGGGTGCTGTCCGGAGCGGCGTCCGAGGACCAGGTGGCCGTACGCGCCTCCGGTGTCTACGGGCGCAGGCTGGCGCCCGCCGGCGGAGCGGCCGATGACGGCCGGGCGTACACCCCGCGGGGGACGGTGCTGGTGACCGGGGGTACGGGTGCGCTCGGTGGGCATGTGGCGCGGTGGTTGGCGGCGAGCGGGGCCGAGCATGTGGTGCTCACCAGCCGTCGGGGTCAGCAGGCGCCCGGTGCCGCGGAGTTGGTGGCGGAGCTGGGTGCTCTGGGTGCGCGGGTCACGGTGGCGGCGTGTGATGTGGCCGAGCGTGAGGAGTTGTCCGCTCTGCTGCGGGAACATCCGCCCACCGCGGTCTTCCACACCGCGGGCGTTCCGCACTCGGGCGAGTTCCAGTCCCTGCGGGTCGACGGCATGGCTGACGTGTACGGCGGAAAGGTGGCCGGAGCGCACCACCTTGATCAGCTCACCCGCGACCGGGACCTCGACGCCTTCGTGCTGTACACGTCGGGCGCCGGCGTCTGGGGCAGTGGCGGACAGAGCGCGTACGGCGCGGCGAACGCGGCGCTCGACGCCCTGGCCGAGCGGCGGCGTGCCGACGGTCTGCCGGCCACCGCGATCGCCTGGGGCCTGTGGGGTGAGGGAGGCATGGGCGAGGGAGAGGGCGAGGAGTTCCTCAGGGAACGCGGTCTGCGCGCTATGGCTCCCGAACGGGCCCTGGAAGCCCTCGGCGTGGCCATGGGCCGCGACGACACCTGTGTGGTCGTGGCGGATCTGGACCTGTCCCGGTTCGCCCGGTCCTTCACCGCGTTCCGGCCCAGCCCGCTGATCGCGGACCTGCCCGGCACGGGACTGTCGGAGGAGCGACACCAGGACGGGAAGGGCGACGAGCAGGGGTTCTTGGCACGGCTCACCGCGGTCGGCCCGGTCGAGCGGCAGGAACTGCTGCTCGACCTGGTCCGCCGCCAGGTGGCCGTCGTGCTGGGCCATGCCGGGCCCGAGGACATACCGGCCGATCAGGCCTTCAGGGACCTCGGGTTCAGCTCGCTGACGGCCGTCGAGGTGGCCACCCGGCTGGGCCGGGCGCTGGGCACCCGGGTCCCGCCGACCCTGGTGTTCGACCACCCGACGGCGGAGGCGGTGGGCGTCCACCTGGCCGGGTTGTGGGAAGCCCGTGGCCGAGAGGCGGGGGAGCGGGACGAAGAGCAGCGGATCAGGGCGGTGCTGGCGTCGCTGCCGCTGGCCACGTTGCGGGAAGCAGGCCTCCTGGACGAACTGATCGCGCTCGCCTCGGCCGGCGAAGCAGGGGCCTCCGGGCATTCCAGCGCCTCCGGCACGACCAGCACCCCCGACACCCCCGGCACCGCCGACTCCCTCGACGCGATCGATGAGTTGGACAGCGACGCGCTGATCGCCCTCGCGCTGGGCGAGTCCGGCTCCTGA